The following coding sequences lie in one Crassostrea angulata isolate pt1a10 chromosome 10, ASM2561291v2, whole genome shotgun sequence genomic window:
- the LOC128166734 gene encoding glyoxalase domain-containing protein 5-like isoform X2, translating to MNLLTPIFRSATNSFCKTLACSASLRQYSGFKIDNLDHFVITVKDINKTCDFYSKVLGMEVTTFKGNRKALTFGSQKINIHEHGKEFEPKAHLPTPGSADVCFITRENLNSVIKHLEENNVEITEGPVDRTGATGPIKSVYFRDPDHNLIEISNYTQD from the exons ATGAATCTACTGACTCCAATTTTCAGATCAGCGACAAATTCTTTTTGCAAG aCGTTAGCTTGCAGTGCCTCTTTGAGGCAATACAGTGGATTTAAGATTGACAACCTCGACCATTTTGTTATAACAGTCAAGGATATCAACAAAACATGCGATTTCTACTCGAAGGTGCTGGGAATGGAAGTCACAACCTTCAAG GGCaacagaaaagctttaactttcGGCTCCCAGAAGATCAACATCCACGAACATGGAAAAGAATTTGAGCCAAAAGCTCACCTACCGACCCCCGGCTCAGCAGACGTTTGTTTTATCACGCGGGAAAATTTGAATTCTGTTATTAAACATTTAGAG gaaaataATGTGGAAATTACCGAAGGTCCTGTGGATAGAACGGGTGCCACTGGACCAATCAAATCGGTGTACTTCCGAGACCCTGACCACAACCTCATAGAAATCTCTAACTATACACAGGACTGA
- the LOC128166734 gene encoding glyoxalase domain-containing protein 5-like isoform X1, translating into MNLLTPIFRSATNSFCKFMILKLWKATLACSASLRQYSGFKIDNLDHFVITVKDINKTCDFYSKVLGMEVTTFKGNRKALTFGSQKINIHEHGKEFEPKAHLPTPGSADVCFITRENLNSVIKHLEENNVEITEGPVDRTGATGPIKSVYFRDPDHNLIEISNYTQD; encoded by the exons ATGAATCTACTGACTCCAATTTTCAGATCAGCGACAAATTCTTTTTGCAAG TTTATGATACTAAAGCTATGGAAAGCA aCGTTAGCTTGCAGTGCCTCTTTGAGGCAATACAGTGGATTTAAGATTGACAACCTCGACCATTTTGTTATAACAGTCAAGGATATCAACAAAACATGCGATTTCTACTCGAAGGTGCTGGGAATGGAAGTCACAACCTTCAAG GGCaacagaaaagctttaactttcGGCTCCCAGAAGATCAACATCCACGAACATGGAAAAGAATTTGAGCCAAAAGCTCACCTACCGACCCCCGGCTCAGCAGACGTTTGTTTTATCACGCGGGAAAATTTGAATTCTGTTATTAAACATTTAGAG gaaaataATGTGGAAATTACCGAAGGTCCTGTGGATAGAACGGGTGCCACTGGACCAATCAAATCGGTGTACTTCCGAGACCCTGACCACAACCTCATAGAAATCTCTAACTATACACAGGACTGA